One stretch of Brachyhypopomus gauderio isolate BG-103 chromosome 8, BGAUD_0.2, whole genome shotgun sequence DNA includes these proteins:
- the tns2b gene encoding tensin-2 isoform X2, protein MGCVFSEQWRRGEKTSQPADDAPKTRDCLEDTEILSLTELRKVGSRSFKGRKSKKKYHCPLCEQALDSDESYCKECKTAVHNNCETKGQEWRTLLPKVSIPCAGVTSARNPTPRCDSMKCVMERVMESHYDFDLIYITEKIIALFFLPNLEEHSYRTNLREVAAMLKSKHQDRFMVINLSEKRHDICRLNPKVEEFGWPDLHAPPLDKICSVCKSMEHWLNSDPHNVVVLHCKGNRGKTGVIIAAYMHYSKISTGADQALTTVAMRKFCEEKISASLQPSQNRYMYYFAGLLSGTIKINSSPLLLHQVHIPDLPSYEPGGGYAPFLKIYQSLKLVYTSGIYNSNGSKHKTLCIRIEPPLQLKGDVLVKCYHRRSGVCERECVFRVQFHTCTVHGAQLWFGKKELDHACTDDRYPDDATVELVFSTGPQQTRGRESEKNDPGGKAGFSCTDPVVRWDSYENFNLHHQDSTEDICHTRGPLDGSLYAQVKKRRAPHSGSNSCSPSVASSTPIQALQTLSPSSDSGLSSAPSDLLEEPHQAHPSSHLQREGSVRERDRETALLGDGDCSPLRVERPCCARPYTRPQTCCGPDPYNARPQALHHKHHTLPCSPTAPPSTRQVELLWERGRYQHHPCTQTVRPLYTYPSLETRTHSPHTRPVAHARTLPAQARLFDPEEPCPLFHYPGHSHSHTHIPPPPPSHQSLPPSPYCELRFSSTSPTSCSCRECSHLREDLALHSLRAGRFEGLPWPPQGGFGCRREGPMHWAREREMESHCSRARGPQYWSHRSVMPPMTSSYGHGHCHSVTKQDPHVYLPDPLLNAPPSPYPSPHSSESSSHPSSHSSDYNNHPSSHSSEYNNHPSSHSSEYNNHPSSHSSEYNNHPSSHSSEYNSVHSLCPYSPSQVRESPGHASMGQCLNVSPLAFTPSPMRESLSQHLTHRPPSTTGLHSLYHSQTGDDSEEKTSQKGLGAICVGTVSLQSQDSVGPSLDPGDPTQSEVTHVEPPSGPIFARDTAALKTQSLEMKDGAAECTSSTTLSSGSDPPLSCLDVGSPVLGGELEGNGSVPSTSICQEQNKDVCLLTKSILNTPGPSSCPSERSSSSDVPLLRLTPVTDGSLSNEEGSGSDLRVPSPVSDGYVTPSFPLASPSYPLLTVPHVPYTGYTAVTIPASPTQPPLPEKQRISPLQDNPSQTSTASAGPSICPPRLQVSCAPMTEEQQPSARPRTAPSRGLEELENRVTSKFVQDSSKFWYKPGISRDQAIAVLKNKEPGCFLIRDSSSFQGAYGLALKVATPPPHARSHGNGHTSQEQLVRHFLIESGAKGVKIKGCQNETYFGSLSGLVYHHSISPVSLPCKLHIPDKDLVGELQDLHSGSNTSTAADLLRQGAACNVLYLNSVDTESLTGPQAIAKAIKCTLTQEPSPSATVVHFKVSTQGITLTDNQRRLFFRRHYPIHSVTFSSVDPQSQRWTNTDNTSSKMFGFVARRSGSSGNVCHLFAELDPEQPATAIVNFINKVMLGPQLLWK, encoded by the exons GTGTCCATTCCTTGTGCAGGTGTCACTAGCGCT AGGAACCCCACTCCCAG GTGTGACAGCATGAAGTGCGTGATGGAGAGAGTAATGGAGAGCCATTATGACTTTGACCTCATCTACATCACTGAGAAGATCATCGCACTCTTCTTCCTGCCCAACCTGGAAGAACACAGTTATCGCACTAATCTGAGGGAAGTGGCAGCCATGTTGAAATCTAAGCATCAGGATAGGTTTATG GTCATAAATCTGTCCGAGAAGCGCCATGACATTTGCAGATTAAACCCCAAG GTTGAGGAGTTTGGTTGGCCAGACTTACATGCCCCTCCTCTGGATAAGATATGCTCCGTGTGCAAGTCCATGGAGCACTGGCTGAACTCTGACCCCCACAATGTTGTTGTGCTTCACtgcaag GGGAACAGAGGAAAAACAGGAGTGATCATAGCAGCTTATATGCACTACAGCAAGATATCAACTGG GGCAGATCAAGCACTCACCACTGTTGCCATGAGAAAGTTTTGTGAGGAGAAAATCTCTGCATCTCTGCAGCCTTCTCAAAATAG GTACATGTATTACTTCGCTGGGCTTCTGTCAGGAACCATCAAGATAAACAGCTCTCCTTTGCTCCTGCACCAGGTTCATATTCCAGACCTGCCCAGCTACGAGCCAGggggag GTTACGCACCATTCCTGAAGATCTATCAATCTCTGAAGTTGGTGTACACCTCAGGCATATA CAATAGTAATGGCTCCAAACACAAAACTCTCTGTATCAGGATAGAACCACCTCTGCAGTTGAAAGGGGATGTTCTG GTGAAGTGTTACCACCGtcgttcaggtgtgtgtgagagggaatgTGTATTTCGAGTGCAGTTTCATACCTGCACAGTTCATGGAGCCCAGCTTTGGTTTGGGAAAAAGGAGCTGGACCATGCATGCACAG ATGACCGTTACCCAGATGATGCCACAGTAGAGCTGGTGTTTTCCACTGGTCCACAGCAGACGAGAG GTAGGGAGTCAGAGAAAAATGACCCTGGGGGGAAGGCAGGTTTCAGCTGCACAGATCCAGTCGTACGCTGGGACTCATATGAAAATTTTAATCTTCACCATCAGGACAGCACAGAgg ATATCTGTCACACACGTGGCCCACTGGACGGCAGCCTCTATGCTCAGGTGAAGAAGCGACGTGCGCCCCACTCCGGCTCCAACAGCTGCTCGCCCTCCGTCGCCTCCTCTACGCCCATACAGGCCCTTCAGACTCTCTCTCCCAGCTCAGATTCAGGCCTCTCCTCTGCCCCCTCCGACCTCTTGGAGGAGCCGCACCAAGCTCATCCCAGTTCCcacctccagcgagaagggagtgtgagagagagggacagggaaACAGCTTTACTGGGTGATGGTGACTGCTCTCCTCTCCGGGTGGAGCGCCCCTGCTGTGCCCGGCCTTACACCCGCCCTCAGACGTGTTGCGGGCCCGACCCGTACAACGCACGGCCTCAAGCGCTCCATCACAAgcaccacacactcccctgtAGCCCCACTGCCCCTCCATCCACCCGCCAGGTGGAGCTTCTGTGGGAGAGAGGGCGGTATCAGCACCACCCCTGCACTCAGACGGTCCGGCCCCTTTACACTTACCCCTCGCTGGAAACACGTACCCACTCGCCACATACGCGTCCTGTTGCCCATGCACGCACGCTTCCCGCACAGGCCCGTCTATTCGACCCAGAGGAGCCCTGTCCTCTCTTCCACTACCCTGGTCACtcccacagccacacccacattcCACCTCCTCCGCCCTCACATCAGTCCCTGCCCCCGAGTCCTTACTGTGAGTTACGCTTCAGCTCAACTTCTCCTACTTCCTGTTCCTGCAGGGAGTGTTCCCACCTGCGGGAGGACCTCGCCCTGCATTCTCTCAGAGCGGGACGATTTGAGGGTCTCCCTTGGCCTCCGCAGGGGGGTtttgggtgtaggagagaggggccGATGCACTgggctagagagagagaaatggagtcTCATTGCAGCAGAGCTCGTGGGCCACAGTACTGGAGCCACAGATCAGTGATGCCACCGATGACATCGTCTTATGGACATGGACACTGCCATTCTGTCACAAAACAAGATCCTCATGTGTATTTACCAGACCCACTACTAAACGCCCCTCCGAGTCCATATCCAAGCCCACACAGCAGTGAGTCCAGCAGCCATCCAAGTTCCCACAGCAGTGACTACAACAACCATCCAAGTTCCCACAGCAGTGAGTACAACAACCATCCAAGTTCCCACAGCAGTGAGTACAACAACCATCCAAGTTCCCACAGCAGTGAGTACAACAACCATCCAAGTTCCCACAGCAGTGAGTACAACAGTGTTCATTCCCTTTGCCCCTACTCCCCTTCCCAAGTTAGAGAGAGTCCTGGACATGCTTCCATGGGTCAGTGTCTGAACGTATCTCCACTGGCTTTCACCCCTTCGCCAATGAGAGAGAGTCTTAGCCAACATCTCACTCACAGACCTCCATCCACTACAGGGCTGCACAGTCTCTACCACAGCCAAACAG GGGATGATTCAGAAGAAAAAACATCCCAGAAAGGCTTGGGAGCAATTTGCGTTGGGACTGTGTCTCTGCAGTCCCAGGACAG TGTGGGGCCATCATTGGACCCAGGGGACCCAACCCAGAGTGAAGTGACACATGTGGAGCCTCCTTCTGGACCCATCTTTGCTAGAGACACTGCCGCTCTAAAGACACAGTCCTTGGAGATGAAGGACGGAGCTGCTGAGTGCACGTCCAGCACCACCCTCTCCAGTGGCTCTGATCCACCACTCTCATGCCTGGACGTAGGATCTCCTGTGCTCGGTGGGGAGCTAGAAGGGAACGGCTCAGTGCCATCAACAAGCATCTGCCAGGAACAGAACAAGGATGTGTGCCTACTCACCAAATCCATCCTCAACACTCCCGGGCCTTCCTCTTGTCCTTCAGAAAGAAGCTCCTCCTCTGATGTTCCTTTACTCAGATTGACCCCTGTGACCGATGGGAGTTTGTCCAATGAAGAGGGCAGTGGCAGTGATTTGAGAGTTCCTTCCCCAGTGTCTGATGGTTATGTCACCCCCTCGTTCCCTTTAGCCTCACCCAGCTACCCTCTCCTGACTGTACCCCATGTTCCATACACAGGGTACACTGCTGTCACTATTCCAGCCTCCCCTACACAACCCCCCCTGCCTGAAAAACAGCGCATCTCTCCTCTCCAGGACAACCCCTCTCAGACATCCACAGCCTCTGCCGGACCTTCCATTTGTCCCCCCCGACTGCAGGTCTCCTGTGCACCCATGACAGAGGAACAGCAACCCTCAGCTAGGCCCAGAACAGCGCCCTCTAGAGGactggaggagctggagaaccGTGTCACTTCCAAGTTTGTGCAGGATAGTTCTAAGTTCTGGTATAAGCCTGGCATCTCCCGAGACCAGG CAATTGCAGTTCTGAAGAATAAGGAGCCAGGCTGTTTCCTAATAAGGGACAGCAGCTCTTTCCAGGGCGCATATGGATTGGCTCTCAAAGTGGCCACTCCCCCACCGCAtgccagaagccatggcaacggCCACACCTCACAGGAGCAGCTGGTCAGGCACTTCCTGATTGAGAGTGGAGCAAAAGGAGTGAAAATCAAAGGGTGTCAGAACGAAACATATTTTG GCTCTCTATCTGGTCTTGTATATCACCACTCCATTAGTCCAGTCTCTCTGCCCTGCAAACTACACATCCCAGACAAAG ATCTTGTAGGAGAGTTGCAGGACTTGCACAGTGGCAGTAACACCAGCACAGCTGCCGACCTGCTCAGACAGGGAGCTG CCTGTAATGTCCTCTACCTAAACTCTGTGGACACAGAGTCCTTGACTGGTCCACAAGCTATCGCCAAGGCAATAAAGTGCACGCTGACACAAGAGCCCAGCCCTTCAGCAACAGTTGTTCACTTCAAAGTGTCCACACAGGGCATCACACTTACAGACAATCAGCGCAG GCTGTTCTTCAGGAGACATTATCCTATCCATAGTGTTACGTTCAGCAGTGTAGATCCACAGAGTCAAAG GTGGACTAATACTGATAACACATCCAGCAA GATGTTCGGGTTTGTGGCCCGGCGCAGTGGTAGTTCGGGAAATGTGTGTCACCTATTTGCAGAGCTTGACCCAGAACAGCCTGCCACCGCCATTGTCAACTTCATCAATAAAGTCATGCTGGGACCACAACTGCTGTGGAAGtag
- the tns2b gene encoding tensin-2 isoform X3 gives MGCVFSEQWRRGEKTSQPADDAPKTRDCLEDTEILSLTELRKVGSRSFKGRKSKKKYHCPLCEQALDSDESYCKECKTAVHNNCETKVSIPCAGVTSARNPTPSCMSRCDSMKCVMERVMESHYDFDLIYITEKIIALFFLPNLEEHSYRTNLREVAAMLKSKHQDRFMVINLSEKRHDICRLNPKVEEFGWPDLHAPPLDKICSVCKSMEHWLNSDPHNVVVLHCKGNRGKTGVIIAAYMHYSKISTGADQALTTVAMRKFCEEKISASLQPSQNRYMYYFAGLLSGTIKINSSPLLLHQVHIPDLPSYEPGGGYAPFLKIYQSLKLVYTSGIYNSNGSKHKTLCIRIEPPLQLKGDVLVKCYHRRSGVCERECVFRVQFHTCTVHGAQLWFGKKELDHACTDDRYPDDATVELVFSTGPQQTRGRESEKNDPGGKAGFSCTDPVVRWDSYENFNLHHQDSTEDICHTRGPLDGSLYAQVKKRRAPHSGSNSCSPSVASSTPIQALQTLSPSSDSGLSSAPSDLLEEPHQAHPSSHLQREGSVRERDRETALLGDGDCSPLRVERPCCARPYTRPQTCCGPDPYNARPQALHHKHHTLPCSPTAPPSTRQVELLWERGRYQHHPCTQTVRPLYTYPSLETRTHSPHTRPVAHARTLPAQARLFDPEEPCPLFHYPGHSHSHTHIPPPPPSHQSLPPSPYCELRFSSTSPTSCSCRECSHLREDLALHSLRAGRFEGLPWPPQGGFGCRREGPMHWAREREMESHCSRARGPQYWSHRSVMPPMTSSYGHGHCHSVTKQDPHVYLPDPLLNAPPSPYPSPHSSESSSHPSSHSSDYNNHPSSHSSEYNNHPSSHSSEYNNHPSSHSSEYNNHPSSHSSEYNSVHSLCPYSPSQVRESPGHASMGQCLNVSPLAFTPSPMRESLSQHLTHRPPSTTGLHSLYHSQTGDDSEEKTSQKGLGAICVGTVSLQSQDSVGPSLDPGDPTQSEVTHVEPPSGPIFARDTAALKTQSLEMKDGAAECTSSTTLSSGSDPPLSCLDVGSPVLGGELEGNGSVPSTSICQEQNKDVCLLTKSILNTPGPSSCPSERSSSSDVPLLRLTPVTDGSLSNEEGSGSDLRVPSPVSDGYVTPSFPLASPSYPLLTVPHVPYTGYTAVTIPASPTQPPLPEKQRISPLQDNPSQTSTASAGPSICPPRLQVSCAPMTEEQQPSARPRTAPSRGLEELENRVTSKFVQDSSKFWYKPGISRDQAIAVLKNKEPGCFLIRDSSSFQGAYGLALKVATPPPHARSHGNGHTSQEQLVRHFLIESGAKGVKIKGCQNETYFGSLSGLVYHHSISPVSLPCKLHIPDKDLVGELQDLHSGSNTSTAADLLRQGAACNVLYLNSVDTESLTGPQAIAKAIKCTLTQEPSPSATVVHFKVSTQGITLTDNQRRLFFRRHYPIHSVTFSSVDPQSQRWTNTDNTSSKMFGFVARRSGSSGNVCHLFAELDPEQPATAIVNFINKVMLGPQLLWK, from the exons GTGTCCATTCCTTGTGCAGGTGTCACTAGCGCT AGGAACCCCACTCCCAG CTGTATGTCAAGGTGTGACAGCATGAAGTGCGTGATGGAGAGAGTAATGGAGAGCCATTATGACTTTGACCTCATCTACATCACTGAGAAGATCATCGCACTCTTCTTCCTGCCCAACCTGGAAGAACACAGTTATCGCACTAATCTGAGGGAAGTGGCAGCCATGTTGAAATCTAAGCATCAGGATAGGTTTATG GTCATAAATCTGTCCGAGAAGCGCCATGACATTTGCAGATTAAACCCCAAG GTTGAGGAGTTTGGTTGGCCAGACTTACATGCCCCTCCTCTGGATAAGATATGCTCCGTGTGCAAGTCCATGGAGCACTGGCTGAACTCTGACCCCCACAATGTTGTTGTGCTTCACtgcaag GGGAACAGAGGAAAAACAGGAGTGATCATAGCAGCTTATATGCACTACAGCAAGATATCAACTGG GGCAGATCAAGCACTCACCACTGTTGCCATGAGAAAGTTTTGTGAGGAGAAAATCTCTGCATCTCTGCAGCCTTCTCAAAATAG GTACATGTATTACTTCGCTGGGCTTCTGTCAGGAACCATCAAGATAAACAGCTCTCCTTTGCTCCTGCACCAGGTTCATATTCCAGACCTGCCCAGCTACGAGCCAGggggag GTTACGCACCATTCCTGAAGATCTATCAATCTCTGAAGTTGGTGTACACCTCAGGCATATA CAATAGTAATGGCTCCAAACACAAAACTCTCTGTATCAGGATAGAACCACCTCTGCAGTTGAAAGGGGATGTTCTG GTGAAGTGTTACCACCGtcgttcaggtgtgtgtgagagggaatgTGTATTTCGAGTGCAGTTTCATACCTGCACAGTTCATGGAGCCCAGCTTTGGTTTGGGAAAAAGGAGCTGGACCATGCATGCACAG ATGACCGTTACCCAGATGATGCCACAGTAGAGCTGGTGTTTTCCACTGGTCCACAGCAGACGAGAG GTAGGGAGTCAGAGAAAAATGACCCTGGGGGGAAGGCAGGTTTCAGCTGCACAGATCCAGTCGTACGCTGGGACTCATATGAAAATTTTAATCTTCACCATCAGGACAGCACAGAgg ATATCTGTCACACACGTGGCCCACTGGACGGCAGCCTCTATGCTCAGGTGAAGAAGCGACGTGCGCCCCACTCCGGCTCCAACAGCTGCTCGCCCTCCGTCGCCTCCTCTACGCCCATACAGGCCCTTCAGACTCTCTCTCCCAGCTCAGATTCAGGCCTCTCCTCTGCCCCCTCCGACCTCTTGGAGGAGCCGCACCAAGCTCATCCCAGTTCCcacctccagcgagaagggagtgtgagagagagggacagggaaACAGCTTTACTGGGTGATGGTGACTGCTCTCCTCTCCGGGTGGAGCGCCCCTGCTGTGCCCGGCCTTACACCCGCCCTCAGACGTGTTGCGGGCCCGACCCGTACAACGCACGGCCTCAAGCGCTCCATCACAAgcaccacacactcccctgtAGCCCCACTGCCCCTCCATCCACCCGCCAGGTGGAGCTTCTGTGGGAGAGAGGGCGGTATCAGCACCACCCCTGCACTCAGACGGTCCGGCCCCTTTACACTTACCCCTCGCTGGAAACACGTACCCACTCGCCACATACGCGTCCTGTTGCCCATGCACGCACGCTTCCCGCACAGGCCCGTCTATTCGACCCAGAGGAGCCCTGTCCTCTCTTCCACTACCCTGGTCACtcccacagccacacccacattcCACCTCCTCCGCCCTCACATCAGTCCCTGCCCCCGAGTCCTTACTGTGAGTTACGCTTCAGCTCAACTTCTCCTACTTCCTGTTCCTGCAGGGAGTGTTCCCACCTGCGGGAGGACCTCGCCCTGCATTCTCTCAGAGCGGGACGATTTGAGGGTCTCCCTTGGCCTCCGCAGGGGGGTtttgggtgtaggagagaggggccGATGCACTgggctagagagagagaaatggagtcTCATTGCAGCAGAGCTCGTGGGCCACAGTACTGGAGCCACAGATCAGTGATGCCACCGATGACATCGTCTTATGGACATGGACACTGCCATTCTGTCACAAAACAAGATCCTCATGTGTATTTACCAGACCCACTACTAAACGCCCCTCCGAGTCCATATCCAAGCCCACACAGCAGTGAGTCCAGCAGCCATCCAAGTTCCCACAGCAGTGACTACAACAACCATCCAAGTTCCCACAGCAGTGAGTACAACAACCATCCAAGTTCCCACAGCAGTGAGTACAACAACCATCCAAGTTCCCACAGCAGTGAGTACAACAACCATCCAAGTTCCCACAGCAGTGAGTACAACAGTGTTCATTCCCTTTGCCCCTACTCCCCTTCCCAAGTTAGAGAGAGTCCTGGACATGCTTCCATGGGTCAGTGTCTGAACGTATCTCCACTGGCTTTCACCCCTTCGCCAATGAGAGAGAGTCTTAGCCAACATCTCACTCACAGACCTCCATCCACTACAGGGCTGCACAGTCTCTACCACAGCCAAACAG GGGATGATTCAGAAGAAAAAACATCCCAGAAAGGCTTGGGAGCAATTTGCGTTGGGACTGTGTCTCTGCAGTCCCAGGACAG TGTGGGGCCATCATTGGACCCAGGGGACCCAACCCAGAGTGAAGTGACACATGTGGAGCCTCCTTCTGGACCCATCTTTGCTAGAGACACTGCCGCTCTAAAGACACAGTCCTTGGAGATGAAGGACGGAGCTGCTGAGTGCACGTCCAGCACCACCCTCTCCAGTGGCTCTGATCCACCACTCTCATGCCTGGACGTAGGATCTCCTGTGCTCGGTGGGGAGCTAGAAGGGAACGGCTCAGTGCCATCAACAAGCATCTGCCAGGAACAGAACAAGGATGTGTGCCTACTCACCAAATCCATCCTCAACACTCCCGGGCCTTCCTCTTGTCCTTCAGAAAGAAGCTCCTCCTCTGATGTTCCTTTACTCAGATTGACCCCTGTGACCGATGGGAGTTTGTCCAATGAAGAGGGCAGTGGCAGTGATTTGAGAGTTCCTTCCCCAGTGTCTGATGGTTATGTCACCCCCTCGTTCCCTTTAGCCTCACCCAGCTACCCTCTCCTGACTGTACCCCATGTTCCATACACAGGGTACACTGCTGTCACTATTCCAGCCTCCCCTACACAACCCCCCCTGCCTGAAAAACAGCGCATCTCTCCTCTCCAGGACAACCCCTCTCAGACATCCACAGCCTCTGCCGGACCTTCCATTTGTCCCCCCCGACTGCAGGTCTCCTGTGCACCCATGACAGAGGAACAGCAACCCTCAGCTAGGCCCAGAACAGCGCCCTCTAGAGGactggaggagctggagaaccGTGTCACTTCCAAGTTTGTGCAGGATAGTTCTAAGTTCTGGTATAAGCCTGGCATCTCCCGAGACCAGG CAATTGCAGTTCTGAAGAATAAGGAGCCAGGCTGTTTCCTAATAAGGGACAGCAGCTCTTTCCAGGGCGCATATGGATTGGCTCTCAAAGTGGCCACTCCCCCACCGCAtgccagaagccatggcaacggCCACACCTCACAGGAGCAGCTGGTCAGGCACTTCCTGATTGAGAGTGGAGCAAAAGGAGTGAAAATCAAAGGGTGTCAGAACGAAACATATTTTG GCTCTCTATCTGGTCTTGTATATCACCACTCCATTAGTCCAGTCTCTCTGCCCTGCAAACTACACATCCCAGACAAAG ATCTTGTAGGAGAGTTGCAGGACTTGCACAGTGGCAGTAACACCAGCACAGCTGCCGACCTGCTCAGACAGGGAGCTG CCTGTAATGTCCTCTACCTAAACTCTGTGGACACAGAGTCCTTGACTGGTCCACAAGCTATCGCCAAGGCAATAAAGTGCACGCTGACACAAGAGCCCAGCCCTTCAGCAACAGTTGTTCACTTCAAAGTGTCCACACAGGGCATCACACTTACAGACAATCAGCGCAG GCTGTTCTTCAGGAGACATTATCCTATCCATAGTGTTACGTTCAGCAGTGTAGATCCACAGAGTCAAAG GTGGACTAATACTGATAACACATCCAGCAA GATGTTCGGGTTTGTGGCCCGGCGCAGTGGTAGTTCGGGAAATGTGTGTCACCTATTTGCAGAGCTTGACCCAGAACAGCCTGCCACCGCCATTGTCAACTTCATCAATAAAGTCATGCTGGGACCACAACTGCTGTGGAAGtag